A single genomic interval of Sporosarcina sp. ANT_H38 harbors:
- the thiW gene encoding energy coupling factor transporter S component ThiW yields MKRLNKTNKLTLTSIIIAITTLSSHLIFIPVGFTKIFPIQHFSNLLLAVLLGPWYAVSGAFIVSTLRNMLGTGSIFAYPGSMIGALLAGYLFLKTKKIGFAFLGEVVGTGIIGATATYPIGVLLFGRELTLFGFIPAFMISSFTGATIAFILLTTLTKNKAIGGYFYENSTDNRRI; encoded by the coding sequence ATGAAACGATTGAATAAAACCAATAAGTTAACGTTGACGTCTATTATTATTGCAATTACAACATTATCAAGCCATCTAATTTTTATTCCAGTAGGGTTTACTAAGATCTTTCCAATTCAACACTTCTCCAATTTATTATTGGCTGTATTACTCGGACCTTGGTATGCAGTGTCTGGTGCATTTATTGTTTCGACATTAAGAAATATGCTTGGGACCGGTTCCATCTTTGCTTACCCAGGTAGTATGATTGGTGCGCTTTTGGCGGGTTATTTATTTCTGAAAACGAAGAAAATCGGCTTTGCTTTTTTGGGAGAAGTGGTTGGAACAGGGATAATTGGTGCAACGGCAACTTATCCTATAGGGGTGCTTCTATTCGGTAGAGAATTAACGCTGTTTGGTTTCATTCCCGCATTTATGATTAGTTCTTTTACAGGTGCAACTATCGCATTTATTTTGCTGACAACATTAACGAAAAATAAAGCAATCGGAGGTTATTTCTATGAAAACAGCACTGACAATCGCAGGATCTGA
- the thiM gene encoding hydroxyethylthiazole kinase: protein MNKEKVIALYSTIRKINPLIHHITNVVTINDCANVTLAAGASPVMATSVNEVEEMVQLADVLIINIGTIQAEGFKAMVLAGKAANKKGVPVIFDPVGVGATAFRKGKAKELLQQVDVAVIRGNASEVDSLIGGASKTRGVDEGDITITRKELAVKAANLFSCVVVVSGKVDTVSNGKETIQIDNGDSWLKIITGTGCMTTSLIGCFAGTTDNYFLASVAGMSLMSLAGERAKGNLQEGEGIGMYKVRLMDEIFNMNGDIWKEGVRLLES, encoded by the coding sequence ATGAATAAGGAAAAAGTGATCGCTCTGTATTCAACTATTCGTAAGATAAATCCTCTGATCCACCATATTACGAACGTAGTTACCATCAATGATTGTGCGAATGTAACGCTTGCAGCTGGTGCGTCGCCCGTGATGGCAACAAGTGTAAACGAGGTAGAGGAAATGGTGCAATTAGCGGATGTACTCATTATTAATATTGGAACGATTCAAGCTGAAGGATTTAAGGCAATGGTTTTAGCGGGTAAAGCTGCAAATAAGAAAGGAGTTCCTGTTATTTTTGATCCAGTCGGGGTTGGTGCAACGGCATTTCGTAAAGGGAAGGCGAAAGAGTTACTACAACAAGTGGATGTTGCGGTTATTCGTGGCAATGCAAGTGAGGTAGATTCGTTAATTGGCGGTGCTTCCAAGACGCGGGGAGTAGATGAAGGTGACATTACTATAACTAGGAAAGAGCTTGCTGTAAAAGCAGCAAATCTTTTTTCTTGCGTAGTTGTCGTAAGCGGCAAGGTAGATACGGTTTCAAATGGTAAGGAAACGATTCAAATCGATAATGGGGACAGTTGGTTGAAAATCATTACTGGCACTGGTTGTATGACTACTTCATTAATCGGATGCTTTGCTGGAACAACGGATAACTACTTTTTAGCGAGTGTTGCTGGGATGTCTTTGATGAGTCTGGCTGGCGAGCGAGCAAAAGGTAATCTTCAAGAAGGTGAAGGAATTGGCATGTATAAAGTTCGGTTAATGGATGAAATTTTCAATATGAACGGGGATATTTGGAAGGAAGGGGTGCGTCTACTTGAATCTTGA
- the kynU gene encoding kynureninase, with amino-acid sequence MFGINFARELDDKDNLTNYKDEFYLLENTIYMDGNSLGLLSKRAERTLHELLNSWKTLGIDGWTEGDNPWFYLSESVGEKMAPLVGGTKNEVIATGSTTTNLHQLAATFYKPSGTKTKILADELNFPSDIYALKSQLALKGFNPDEHLVQVKSRDGRFLNEDDIIEAMTEDIALVVLPAVLYRSGQILDMEKLTKAANEKGIPIGFDLCHSIGSIEHALHEWGTDFAFWCTYKHLNGGPGSVAGLFVHDKHFGTAPGLAGWFGSKKESQFDMDHTMDPAMDTTAYQIGTPHVLSLAPIIGALELFEEIGIKKIREKSLQLTDYMLALIEQELSTQGFTIGNPVDESRGGHILLEHVEAARICKALKEDGIIPDFRAPNGVRLAPVALYNSFEDVWHTVQKLKIIMDEKRYEKFENKRGVVA; translated from the coding sequence ATGTTTGGAATCAATTTTGCAAGAGAACTTGACGATAAAGACAATCTTACCAACTACAAAGATGAGTTTTATTTACTGGAAAACACTATTTATATGGACGGAAATTCACTCGGTTTATTATCAAAACGGGCCGAGCGCACGCTGCACGAATTACTTAATTCGTGGAAAACACTCGGTATCGATGGCTGGACAGAAGGCGATAATCCGTGGTTTTACCTATCGGAGTCGGTTGGAGAAAAGATGGCGCCACTTGTCGGGGGAACAAAAAATGAGGTCATTGCAACGGGTTCGACAACGACAAACTTGCATCAGCTTGCCGCGACATTTTACAAACCATCGGGGACTAAAACAAAGATTCTCGCTGACGAACTAAATTTCCCATCGGACATTTATGCACTAAAAAGCCAACTGGCACTGAAAGGTTTTAATCCGGATGAACATCTTGTCCAGGTGAAAAGCAGGGACGGCCGATTTTTAAATGAAGATGATATCATCGAGGCGATGACAGAAGACATCGCGCTTGTCGTTCTGCCAGCCGTTTTATACAGAAGTGGGCAAATACTCGATATGGAGAAACTCACGAAAGCTGCAAATGAAAAAGGTATCCCGATTGGCTTTGATTTATGCCATTCCATCGGTTCGATTGAACATGCGCTGCATGAATGGGGTACGGACTTTGCTTTCTGGTGTACATACAAGCATTTGAACGGTGGACCTGGCTCAGTTGCAGGGCTGTTCGTTCATGACAAACATTTCGGGACAGCGCCAGGATTAGCGGGATGGTTTGGTTCGAAAAAGGAATCGCAATTTGATATGGATCATACAATGGACCCTGCGATGGATACGACTGCCTATCAAATCGGAACACCGCATGTACTTAGTTTGGCACCGATTATCGGGGCACTCGAATTGTTTGAAGAAATAGGCATTAAAAAAATTCGCGAAAAATCACTGCAGCTGACGGACTATATGCTGGCGTTAATTGAACAGGAACTGTCCACGCAAGGTTTCACAATTGGTAACCCGGTGGACGAATCGCGCGGTGGCCATATCTTGCTTGAGCATGTAGAAGCCGCTCGAATTTGCAAAGCGCTGAAAGAAGACGGTATTATTCCAGACTTCCGCGCGCCAAACGGTGTCCGACTTGCGCCGGTCGCACTTTATAATTCTTTTGAAGACGTCTGGCACACTGTGCAGAAACTAAAAATCATCATGGATGAAAAACGCTACGAGAAATTTGAGAATAAACGAGGTGTTGTCGCATGA
- a CDS encoding acetylornithine deacetylase, with product MENQFSKLVEERQDELLQLLADLVRFPTVSPPARNTVELQQYISGFLEKEKFETTSWDVFPEDPNVVGIKKGTDGFRYNSLIINGHIDIAEVGDESEWTVPVFELTTKDGFAYGRGTSDMKGAVAATLFAVKLLNELNIELKGDLQIQSVIGEEAGEAGTLSCVEKGYSADFALVVDSSDRQIHGQGGVITGWITIKSKEVFHDAMRMNMLHAGGSVKGASAIEKMMKVIAGLQDLERHWAVTKQYPGFAPGTNTINPAVIEGGRHAAFVADECRLWITVHFYPHETYQSVADEIEEHLNRVAMADPWLRENPLQFRWGGKSMIEERGEIFPALEMNADHFAVQLLAQCHEKIEDNPAFIGMSKSVTDAGWLGEAGIPTVIYGPGKLEEAHSVDEKINIEELLTFTKTLMLFVMNWCNTKK from the coding sequence ATGGAAAATCAATTTTCTAAATTAGTAGAAGAACGTCAAGATGAATTGCTGCAATTACTTGCGGACTTAGTTCGTTTTCCAACAGTTAGTCCACCCGCCAGAAATACAGTCGAATTGCAACAATATATTTCAGGATTTTTAGAAAAGGAAAAGTTTGAGACGACAAGTTGGGACGTATTTCCTGAAGATCCGAATGTTGTCGGAATAAAAAAGGGGACTGATGGATTCCGATATAACAGCTTAATTATTAACGGACATATTGATATCGCTGAAGTTGGTGATGAATCAGAGTGGACCGTTCCAGTTTTTGAACTTACAACTAAAGATGGATTTGCATACGGCCGGGGAACGTCTGATATGAAAGGCGCCGTAGCGGCGACGCTATTTGCAGTGAAATTATTAAATGAATTGAATATCGAGCTTAAAGGCGACTTGCAAATTCAGTCTGTTATTGGGGAGGAAGCAGGTGAAGCAGGAACATTATCATGTGTGGAAAAAGGATATTCAGCAGACTTTGCACTTGTTGTCGATAGCAGTGATCGACAAATCCATGGGCAAGGCGGCGTAATAACTGGTTGGATAACGATTAAAAGTAAGGAAGTATTCCATGATGCGATGCGAATGAATATGCTCCATGCAGGTGGATCTGTCAAAGGTGCAAGTGCGATTGAGAAAATGATGAAAGTCATTGCGGGTCTTCAAGATTTAGAACGGCACTGGGCCGTAACAAAGCAATATCCAGGGTTTGCGCCAGGTACGAATACAATTAACCCCGCAGTTATTGAAGGTGGAAGACATGCAGCTTTTGTTGCGGATGAATGCAGGCTTTGGATTACGGTTCATTTTTATCCGCATGAAACGTATCAATCCGTTGCAGATGAAATCGAAGAACACTTAAACCGTGTCGCAATGGCTGATCCGTGGCTAAGGGAAAACCCGCTTCAATTTCGTTGGGGTGGAAAATCGATGATAGAAGAGCGAGGAGAAATATTTCCGGCACTTGAGATGAACGCAGATCATTTTGCTGTTCAGCTCCTTGCACAATGTCATGAAAAAATAGAAGATAATCCAGCATTCATTGGGATGTCCAAATCCGTGACAGATGCCGGATGGTTAGGTGAAGCCGGAATTCCAACAGTTATTTACGGTCCCGGAAAACTTGAAGAAGCACATTCGGTAGATGAAAAAATCAATATTGAAGAGTTACTGACTTTTACGAAAACGCTTATGCTATTTGTAATGAATTGGTGTAATACAAAAAAATAA
- a CDS encoding ABC transporter permease, whose product MTTVKKWFQSYALFIIASIIMMLGIEWIVHQKIVPAYILPAPSSVVVAISRNWRPLIQEHLSMTMLEFAIGFTISVIGGISLAVSMFFSKIIEKLMYPAVLISQTIPIIALSPIFVLWFGYTIWSKVAVTVLISFFPVVVGTFDGLRSTDKEYVDLLRSMGATKRHLFQKLYFPSALPSFFSGLKIAIVSALIGATIGEWLGASEGLGYYSRRMSGNLNAEGVFSAITLLSIAGMMLFGFVSILEKRFLSWKND is encoded by the coding sequence ATGACAACAGTTAAAAAGTGGTTCCAATCATATGCCTTATTTATTATAGCTTCAATCATTATGATGCTAGGAATCGAATGGATCGTTCATCAAAAGATTGTACCGGCATATATTTTGCCGGCACCGTCCAGTGTTGTTGTAGCAATTAGTAGAAATTGGCGACCGCTCATACAGGAACATTTAAGTATGACGATGTTGGAGTTTGCGATTGGATTTACGATATCTGTAATCGGTGGAATCAGTTTAGCAGTTTCCATGTTTTTTTCAAAAATAATAGAAAAGTTAATGTATCCTGCAGTGCTCATTTCACAAACAATCCCAATTATTGCTTTGTCGCCAATATTTGTCCTTTGGTTTGGGTACACAATTTGGAGCAAAGTTGCGGTGACAGTTCTTATCTCGTTTTTCCCAGTTGTTGTAGGAACTTTTGACGGGTTGCGATCTACAGATAAAGAATATGTAGATCTCTTACGTTCGATGGGTGCAACAAAACGACATTTGTTTCAAAAGCTATACTTTCCGTCTGCCTTGCCTTCTTTTTTTTCTGGACTGAAAATCGCCATTGTTTCTGCTTTAATTGGTGCAACAATCGGGGAATGGCTTGGTGCAAGCGAAGGACTTGGTTATTATAGCCGGAGAATGTCGGGAAATTTAAATGCTGAAGGTGTATTTTCTGCAATCACCTTGTTATCGATTGCAGGGATGATGTTGTTCGGTTTTGTATCAATCTTAGAAAAGCGGTTTTTAAGTTGGAAAAATGATTAA
- the kynB gene encoding arylformamidase: protein MTGQWIDISQPLQNDIAEWPGDTPFAYEVAYSKNETGSVNIGKLTTSTHMGTHIDAPFHFDDNGLKVLDLPIDLYIGRARVLDVSGKESIGRADLEDIDFGGAVRILLKTGSRPDPNVFPETFTYLRADIGPLLLERGVRLIGVDTPSVDPETSKTVSAHHSLNQNGVMILENIVLSAVEPGDYELIALPLPLKDGDGSPVRAVLRPIEGGPHQS, encoded by the coding sequence ATGACGGGGCAATGGATTGATATTTCACAGCCACTGCAAAATGATATCGCGGAATGGCCGGGTGACACACCATTTGCATATGAAGTTGCATATTCAAAAAACGAAACTGGTTCAGTGAATATTGGGAAGCTAACAACAAGTACGCATATGGGAACACATATTGACGCACCGTTTCACTTCGATGACAACGGGCTAAAAGTGCTCGATTTACCGATTGATTTATACATCGGGCGTGCACGGGTGCTCGACGTTTCGGGAAAAGAAAGTATTGGTCGTGCTGACTTAGAAGACATCGATTTCGGAGGGGCAGTACGGATTTTATTGAAAACAGGTAGCCGCCCTGATCCAAATGTATTCCCGGAAACTTTCACGTATTTGCGCGCAGATATCGGTCCATTATTGCTAGAAAGAGGAGTTCGTCTTATTGGCGTCGATACACCATCCGTTGATCCGGAAACGAGTAAGACGGTCAGTGCCCATCATTCTCTCAATCAAAATGGTGTCATGATTTTAGAGAATATCGTGCTAAGCGCAGTAGAACCGGGTGATTATGAACTGATTGCATTACCACTTCCTCTAAAAGATGGCGATGGCAGTCCAGTTCGCGCAGTATTACGACCAATCGAAGGAGGACCACACCAATCATGA
- the thiE gene encoding thiamine phosphate synthase, which produces MNLDLTLYLVTEEAAPLETLLTIVEEAIEGGVTLVQLREKSSDGNVFYEKAKALKELLDRYDVPLIINDRVDVALAVSAAGVHIGQSDLPLHAVRNILPQSMIVGVSVSTVEEALLAEETGASYLGVGAAFPTGTKSDAKVLPAGILEEITRSVSIPSVAIGGITLENIESLWNTGIAGVAVVSALMQAENPTQIAREFFSKQK; this is translated from the coding sequence TTGAATCTTGATTTGACACTTTATCTTGTTACGGAAGAGGCGGCTCCATTAGAAACATTACTGACAATTGTAGAAGAAGCAATTGAAGGCGGCGTTACTCTTGTTCAGCTACGGGAAAAAAGTAGTGATGGCAATGTTTTTTATGAGAAAGCAAAAGCATTGAAAGAACTACTTGATCGGTACGATGTTCCACTCATTATTAACGACCGCGTCGATGTTGCACTTGCAGTGAGCGCAGCTGGTGTGCACATCGGACAAAGTGATTTGCCACTTCACGCGGTTAGAAACATTTTGCCTCAGTCGATGATTGTTGGCGTTTCGGTTTCGACAGTGGAAGAGGCATTGTTAGCAGAAGAAACGGGTGCGAGTTATCTAGGAGTGGGTGCGGCATTTCCAACGGGGACAAAAAGTGATGCGAAAGTTCTACCGGCCGGAATACTTGAAGAAATTACACGGTCGGTTTCGATTCCATCCGTGGCGATTGGTGGGATTACGCTTGAAAACATCGAGTCATTATGGAATACAGGGATAGCTGGTGTTGCTGTTGTGTCCGCATTAATGCAAGCTGAAAATCCTACTCAAATTGCTCGAGAGTTTTTCTCGAAACAGAAATAA
- the kynA gene encoding tryptophan 2,3-dioxygenase produces MTEKGIHTDFKDNMTYGEYLNLDKLLSSQQRLSGHHDEMLFIVIHQVSELWMKLILHELNTAIELIEKDELPGAFKMLARVSKTQTQIIQAWDVLSTLTPAEYMEFRDSLGRSSGFQSYQNRLIEFALGYKQPHILKIYEKDPELASDLEAAFRAPSIYDVAIRALSRAGFAINPELLERDFTVTYKGDSSVADAWMKVYRDVDNYWDLYQLAEKLVDIEDSHQQWRFRHMKTVERIIGFKMGTGGSSGVNYLKSVLDHQFFPELWDVRTKL; encoded by the coding sequence ATGACTGAAAAAGGAATTCACACGGATTTCAAAGATAATATGACTTACGGAGAGTATTTGAATCTAGACAAATTACTATCGAGTCAGCAACGTCTGTCTGGCCATCATGACGAAATGTTGTTCATCGTCATTCACCAAGTAAGCGAGTTGTGGATGAAACTCATTTTGCATGAGCTTAATACGGCCATAGAATTAATTGAAAAAGATGAGTTGCCGGGAGCGTTTAAAATGCTTGCACGCGTGTCGAAAACGCAGACGCAGATTATCCAGGCGTGGGATGTATTGTCGACACTAACACCCGCCGAATATATGGAATTTAGGGACAGTTTAGGTCGTTCATCAGGCTTCCAGTCTTACCAGAACAGGCTTATTGAGTTCGCGCTCGGTTATAAGCAACCGCATATTTTAAAGATTTACGAGAAAGATCCCGAACTCGCAAGTGACTTAGAAGCGGCATTTCGCGCACCAAGTATTTACGATGTGGCGATACGTGCACTTTCGAGGGCTGGCTTCGCGATAAACCCGGAACTGCTCGAACGCGATTTCACCGTTACATACAAAGGGGATTCGTCAGTGGCGGATGCGTGGATGAAAGTATACCGCGACGTTGATAATTACTGGGATTTATATCAGCTTGCGGAGAAGCTAGTCGATATCGAAGACAGTCATCAGCAGTGGCGCTTCCGTCATATGAAAACCGTTGAAAGAATTATCGGCTTTAAAATGGGGACGGGTGGTTCGTCTGGTGTGAATTACTTAAAGTCTGTACTGGATCATCAGTTCTTTCCAGAGTTATGGGATGTGCGGACGAAGTTATAA
- the thiD gene encoding bifunctional hydroxymethylpyrimidine kinase/phosphomethylpyrimidine kinase, translating to MKTALTIAGSDSGGGAGIQADIKAMSALGVFGMSVITAVTAQNTREIRSVQNIDLAIIQDQIEAVFDDIQVGAVKIGMLANAETVNVVAESLQKYKPKHVVVDPVMISKGGHYLLQESAVNALVNKLFPLATLITPNIPETEALVGRSVQTQDEMYKACIELKEMGTEAVLIKGGHLTGDSNDLYYDGEDFHWLKSKRIKTKNTHGTGCTLSSAIAANLAKGATLFEAVTLAKKYITTAITHSLELGSGHGPTNHFYDLYEKANWEKTR from the coding sequence ATGAAAACAGCACTGACAATCGCAGGATCTGATTCTGGTGGCGGGGCGGGGATTCAAGCGGATATAAAAGCGATGTCTGCTTTAGGTGTATTTGGGATGTCTGTAATTACAGCAGTAACAGCACAAAATACGCGTGAAATTCGTTCTGTTCAAAATATTGATCTTGCAATAATTCAGGATCAAATCGAAGCGGTTTTTGATGATATACAAGTGGGTGCAGTTAAAATCGGAATGCTTGCGAATGCTGAAACGGTCAATGTGGTTGCAGAGTCTCTACAGAAATACAAACCGAAACATGTCGTAGTGGATCCGGTAATGATTTCAAAAGGGGGGCATTATTTATTGCAAGAGTCGGCAGTAAATGCATTAGTAAACAAACTATTTCCGTTAGCGACGTTAATCACACCAAATATCCCTGAGACCGAAGCATTGGTAGGGAGATCGGTTCAAACTCAAGATGAGATGTACAAAGCATGCATCGAGTTAAAAGAAATGGGGACCGAAGCTGTGCTCATTAAAGGTGGTCATTTAACCGGCGATTCCAATGACCTTTACTATGATGGCGAGGACTTCCACTGGTTAAAATCAAAACGGATTAAAACGAAAAATACACATGGCACGGGCTGTACATTATCATCTGCAATCGCAGCAAATCTTGCGAAAGGTGCAACGTTGTTTGAGGCTGTAACGTTAGCAAAAAAATATATAACGACTGCAATTACACATAGTTTAGAGTTAGGTTCGGGACATGGACCGACGAACCATTTTTATGATTTATATGAAAAAGCGAACTGGGAAAAAACGAGATGA
- a CDS encoding ABC transporter substrate-binding protein yields the protein MGKKSWIVRIMMVAVLLMILTGCSQRGKSSSANEKELEDISIMLDWYPNAVHSSIYYAKEKGLFEEEGLNVTIEMPAETNDPLKLAAIGKVDLAISYQMQVALSRSEEIPVVSLAAFVRHSLNGIMYKKESGITSPKDLENKTVGFASSEISQAVVETMVETDGGDPSKVKMMDVGWDLMPALATDNVDALTSAYINHELVILRKEGYDIEVVSPSDYGVPESYELIIVTGEETLKKKKPLFEKFWRALAKGQEAVKENPEAGLQVLLDHENNSFPLDKKIEAQSLEILLPLMDAENLPFGYQEEESWEAVIDWLVEKKIIQEKYDTKDVFENIMSK from the coding sequence ATGGGGAAAAAGAGTTGGATAGTTCGGATAATGATGGTTGCCGTACTCTTAATGATACTTACCGGTTGTTCACAAAGAGGGAAGAGTAGCAGTGCAAACGAAAAAGAGTTAGAGGACATTAGCATTATGCTAGATTGGTATCCAAATGCGGTTCACTCTAGCATTTATTATGCAAAAGAAAAAGGTTTGTTTGAAGAAGAAGGATTGAATGTCACGATTGAAATGCCGGCCGAAACGAATGACCCACTAAAGCTAGCTGCCATTGGAAAGGTCGACTTAGCGATTAGTTATCAAATGCAAGTAGCACTCTCAAGAAGTGAGGAGATCCCGGTCGTATCCCTTGCCGCATTTGTAAGACATTCTCTAAACGGCATTATGTATAAGAAAGAGAGTGGAATAACATCCCCAAAAGATTTGGAAAATAAGACAGTTGGATTTGCTTCTTCTGAAATCAGTCAAGCAGTTGTAGAGACGATGGTAGAAACGGATGGTGGGGATCCGAGCAAGGTCAAAATGATGGATGTAGGATGGGATTTAATGCCTGCACTTGCCACAGATAATGTGGATGCACTAACGAGTGCGTATATTAACCATGAACTAGTTATTTTAAGAAAAGAAGGCTACGATATCGAAGTGGTGAGCCCTTCTGATTATGGTGTCCCGGAATCTTATGAATTGATTATCGTTACAGGGGAAGAAACGTTAAAAAAGAAGAAACCCTTATTTGAAAAGTTTTGGCGTGCATTGGCTAAAGGACAAGAAGCGGTGAAAGAGAATCCGGAAGCTGGATTACAAGTGTTATTAGATCATGAAAATAATAGTTTTCCTTTAGATAAGAAAATTGAAGCGCAAAGCCTAGAAATATTGTTACCGCTCATGGATGCTGAAAATCTTCCGTTTGGTTATCAAGAGGAGGAAAGTTGGGAAGCAGTTATTGATTGGTTAGTTGAAAAGAAAATTATACAAGAAAAGTATGATACGAAAGACGTTTTTGAAAATATTATGTCGAAGTAA
- a CDS encoding ABC transporter ATP-binding protein translates to MTLLIKDVSYSFMNEDKQKNQVLSGLNLTVEQGEFVSMIGRSGTGKSTILKLITGLLKPEAGTITIHGKSITLGDVGYMPQHDLLLPWRRIIDNIMIAGEVQKGLTITKEKARSWLERVGLLEYENALPKQLSGGMRQRAAFLRALLTGKGILLLDEPFGALDALTKKEMQTWLLSIWQELDQTILFITHDLEEAVFMSDRIVLLSPDRSLEEVVVDLPRPRTQEIQRSTELLMLRQKLEKKIAHDNS, encoded by the coding sequence ATGACACTACTAATAAAAGATGTCTCCTATTCGTTTATGAATGAAGATAAGCAAAAAAATCAAGTGTTATCAGGGCTTAATCTGACAGTGGAACAAGGAGAGTTCGTCTCGATGATCGGAAGAAGTGGTACCGGTAAAAGTACGATTTTGAAGTTAATCACCGGCCTTCTGAAGCCGGAAGCGGGAACAATAACAATTCATGGAAAGTCAATTACGCTGGGTGATGTAGGTTATATGCCTCAGCATGACTTGCTGCTTCCGTGGAGGAGGATTATTGACAATATAATGATTGCTGGTGAAGTACAAAAAGGCTTAACAATTACAAAAGAAAAAGCCCGAAGTTGGTTGGAGCGGGTTGGTCTATTGGAATATGAAAACGCACTTCCGAAACAGTTATCCGGTGGTATGAGACAAAGAGCAGCTTTTTTGCGGGCGTTATTAACTGGAAAGGGCATTCTATTACTCGATGAACCTTTCGGGGCACTTGATGCGTTAACGAAAAAAGAGATGCAAACGTGGCTATTGTCCATTTGGCAAGAGCTTGATCAAACCATTTTATTTATTACACATGACCTTGAGGAAGCGGTGTTTATGAGTGACCGAATTGTTCTTCTTTCTCCGGATCGGTCACTAGAGGAGGTAGTGGTCGATTTACCAAGGCCGCGAACGCAAGAGATACAACGTTCAACGGAGTTGCTTATGCTACGTCAGAAATTGGAGAAGAAAATTGCTCATGACAACAGTTAA
- the tenA gene encoding thiaminase II: MSIIKTRKFTDRLFENAQPIWEKNHNHPFVQEIGKGTLSEDKFIYYMKQDYVYLVDYSKLFALGVQKSLSLEMMQSFSKTLHDTIHFEMDLHRAFAAEFGITKEELEATEPSPTNLAYTRYMLNVAQNGSLVELVSCLLPCAWGYWEIGKLLRKQYGDQIASNKYAKWIEAYDSDEFAAGAKWLIELMDQLTEGKPERELVQIEKHFQMTSKYEYLFWDMNYKQERWSI; the protein is encoded by the coding sequence ATGTCAATCATAAAAACGCGGAAATTCACAGACAGATTGTTTGAAAATGCACAACCGATTTGGGAGAAAAATCATAATCATCCATTCGTCCAAGAGATTGGAAAAGGGACGCTTTCAGAAGATAAGTTTATTTATTATATGAAACAGGATTATGTATATTTAGTCGATTACTCGAAGCTTTTTGCGCTAGGTGTGCAAAAGTCGTTGAGCTTAGAGATGATGCAGAGTTTTTCGAAAACATTGCACGATACGATTCACTTTGAAATGGACTTACACAGAGCATTCGCGGCGGAGTTCGGCATTACGAAAGAAGAGCTCGAAGCAACAGAACCATCGCCTACGAATTTAGCGTACACACGTTATATGTTAAACGTTGCTCAAAATGGATCTTTAGTCGAACTAGTTTCCTGTTTACTTCCATGTGCTTGGGGTTATTGGGAAATTGGGAAGCTGCTCAGAAAACAATACGGAGACCAAATCGCTTCGAATAAGTATGCGAAGTGGATTGAAGCTTACGACTCAGACGAGTTTGCAGCAGGGGCTAAGTGGTTAATTGAGCTAATGGATCAATTGACAGAGGGGAAACCAGAACGCGAGCTAGTACAAATAGAGAAACACTTTCAAATGACGTCGAAATACGAATATCTATTTTGGGATATGAACTATAAACAAGAAAGATGGTCAATTTAA